A genomic region of Bacteroidota bacterium contains the following coding sequences:
- a CDS encoding site-specific integrase yields MQADLLTPSGTAWKANTVIHRGENRIAIHFRGNPVLNKRIKALDGCRWSQTMECWHVPDTAENRLRFRIETAPDSTTRTEMGDGITVFREWLMSRRYSENTIKSYTEAIRVFLTFLHPKPATELGNDDLIRFNIEYIRRKHLSSSYQNQLVNAVKLYFLTVRNQHLSIEAIHRPKREKKLPNVLSQEEIKRILGSIRNLKHKTMLSLIYSCGFRRSELLNLKPVDIDSKRGVIMIRQAKGKKDRLVPLSERILLLLREYYTSYRPVIWLFEGQTKGEQYDPRSLAAVLKNAVTEAGIKKPVSLHWLRHSFATHLLEGGTDLRVIQELLGHNSSKTTEIYTHVSTKTIQRVRSPFDDL; encoded by the coding sequence ATTCAGGCGGATTTATTAACGCCTTCAGGAACAGCATGGAAGGCCAACACGGTGATTCATCGGGGCGAAAACCGCATTGCCATTCATTTCAGGGGAAATCCTGTTTTAAATAAGCGGATAAAGGCTCTGGATGGATGCCGTTGGAGTCAGACAATGGAGTGCTGGCATGTGCCGGACACTGCCGAAAACAGGTTACGGTTCCGGATTGAAACGGCGCCCGACTCAACCACCCGAACAGAAATGGGCGACGGCATAACCGTTTTCAGAGAGTGGCTGATGTCCCGTCGGTACAGTGAGAATACGATCAAATCCTACACCGAAGCCATCCGGGTTTTTCTCACCTTTTTACATCCGAAACCAGCCACCGAACTGGGGAATGACGACCTGATACGATTTAATATTGAGTATATACGCAGGAAACATCTGTCCTCTTCCTACCAGAATCAACTGGTAAATGCAGTGAAATTGTACTTTCTGACGGTCAGAAACCAACACCTGTCCATTGAAGCCATTCATCGACCGAAACGCGAAAAAAAACTGCCAAACGTCCTCAGCCAGGAAGAAATTAAACGCATTCTCGGGTCGATCCGAAACCTTAAACACAAAACCATGTTATCTCTGATATACAGCTGCGGCTTCAGGCGGAGTGAATTATTGAATCTCAAACCCGTTGATATCGATTCGAAACGGGGGGTGATTATGATCAGGCAGGCCAAGGGCAAAAAGGACCGGTTGGTTCCCTTGTCTGAACGGATACTTCTCCTGTTGCGGGAGTACTATACCAGTTACCGGCCAGTTATCTGGTTGTTTGAAGGTCAGACAAAGGGGGAACAATATGACCCGAGGAGCCTGGCGGCCGTTCTGAAAAACGCTGTTACCGAAGCCGGGATCAAAAAGCCTGTTTCCCTGCATTGGTTGCGGCATAGTTTCGCCACCCACTTACTGGAAGGCGGTACTGATTTACGGGTGATTCAGGAACTTTTGGGCCACAATAGCAGCAAAACAACGGAGATCTACACGCACGTGAGCACAAAAACCATTCAAAGGGTGAGGAGTCCGTTTGACGATTTGTGA
- a CDS encoding sigma-70 family RNA polymerase sigma factor, with protein MGTQTERQMDDRERRFREMYREYARPILNLAYRMTGSDAVARDLTQDVFLKVFESMEGFRDESAVYTWIYRIALNHIQNHLKRERQVNWLNFFTESHEEQSEPADESADWKPVGFSRPDHQLEGKEREAILLKKIAELKPDYRIPLVLNRYEDMDYQTIAVTLGVPVSTIETRIFRAKKQLAAKLKPWFGKL; from the coding sequence ATGGGCACGCAGACTGAACGACAGATGGATGACAGGGAACGACGGTTCCGGGAGATGTATCGCGAGTACGCCCGTCCGATCCTGAATCTGGCTTACCGCATGACGGGATCCGATGCCGTGGCGCGCGATCTGACGCAGGATGTCTTCCTGAAGGTGTTCGAAAGCATGGAGGGTTTCCGGGATGAATCGGCCGTTTATACCTGGATTTACCGGATAGCCCTGAACCATATTCAGAACCATCTGAAACGGGAACGTCAGGTGAACTGGCTTAATTTTTTTACCGAGTCACACGAGGAGCAGTCAGAACCTGCCGATGAGTCGGCCGACTGGAAACCGGTGGGATTTTCGCGCCCCGATCATCAGTTGGAAGGGAAGGAACGCGAGGCCATCCTCCTGAAGAAAATTGCTGAACTGAAACCCGACTACCGGATTCCGCTGGTGCTGAACCGGTATGAGGACATGGACTATCAGACCATTGCCGTGACACTCGGCGTGCCGGTATCAACCATCGAAACCCGGATCTTCCGGGCGAAAAAACAACTTGCTGCCAAACTGAAACCCTGGTTTGGAAAATTGTAG
- a CDS encoding periplasmic heavy metal sensor — MNTRLWVMLAIFLTVMNVAVLGTVGWHLLREQPGPERPFGGPGRPPLGLGREDRERLRTILESYRDTIEPDLNRLRDTERELMSAMLDENPDTTHLQTLLTDILQQREKLATSGLEKVLSLRKTLPEEELERLVQILVFRSGGPGGPPR, encoded by the coding sequence ATGAACACGCGTCTGTGGGTTATGTTGGCCATTTTCCTCACGGTGATGAATGTGGCGGTTCTGGGAACGGTTGGATGGCATCTGCTTCGCGAACAGCCGGGGCCCGAGCGCCCCTTCGGAGGTCCGGGCCGCCCGCCCTTGGGTCTGGGACGTGAGGACAGGGAACGGTTACGAACCATTCTGGAATCGTACCGCGATACCATCGAACCCGATCTGAACCGGCTACGTGACACCGAACGGGAATTGATGAGTGCCATGCTGGATGAAAATCCGGATACGACCCATCTTCAAACACTCCTGACGGATATCCTTCAGCAACGTGAAAAGCTGGCCACCTCCGGACTGGAGAAAGTGCTGTCCTTACGGAAAACCTTGCCCGAGGAGGAATTGGAGCGGTTGGTACAGATTCTGGTCTTCCGGTCAGGCGGGCCCGGCGGACCGCCAAGGTAA